One genomic window of Quadrisphaera setariae includes the following:
- a CDS encoding response regulator transcription factor, whose product MKRVLLVEDDTAISEPLARALKREGYEVDVQSDGAGALASARRQLDLVVLDLGLPDMDGLDVARRIRADGVAVPILVLTARSDEVDLVVGLDAGADDYVSKPFRVAELLARVRALLRRGDTTALLLAGRDVRLDPTARRAWKVAGDGDVDDAGNPLQPGQEVPLPLAAKEYELLRVLLREAGTVVPRQIIMEEVWGAEWFGSTKTLDMHVSWLRKKLGDDVGDPQYITTVRGVGFRFERD is encoded by the coding sequence GTGAAGCGCGTGCTGCTGGTCGAGGACGACACGGCCATCTCCGAGCCGCTGGCCCGCGCGCTCAAGCGCGAGGGGTACGAGGTCGACGTCCAGAGCGACGGCGCCGGCGCCCTGGCCTCGGCGCGGCGCCAGCTCGACCTGGTGGTGCTCGACCTGGGCCTGCCCGACATGGACGGTCTCGACGTCGCCCGCCGCATCCGCGCCGACGGGGTGGCCGTGCCGATCCTCGTGCTGACCGCCCGCTCCGACGAGGTCGACCTCGTGGTGGGCCTGGACGCCGGCGCCGACGACTACGTCTCCAAGCCGTTCCGCGTCGCCGAGCTCCTCGCCCGGGTGCGGGCGCTGCTGCGCCGCGGGGACACCACGGCGCTGCTGCTCGCCGGCCGCGACGTGCGGCTCGACCCGACCGCTCGACGGGCGTGGAAGGTGGCCGGGGACGGCGACGTCGACGACGCCGGCAACCCCCTGCAGCCCGGGCAGGAGGTGCCGCTCCCGCTGGCCGCGAAGGAGTACGAGCTGCTGCGCGTGCTGCTGCGCGAGGCGGGCACCGTGGTCCCGCGGCAGATCATCATGGAGGAGGTCTGGGGAGCGGAGTGGTTCGGCTCCACCAAGACCCTCGACATGCACGTCTCGTGGCTGCGCAAGAAGCTCGGCGACGACGTCGGCGACCCGCAGTACATCACCACCGTGCGCGGCGTCGGCTTCCGCTTCGAGCGCGACTGA
- a CDS encoding ATP-binding protein, protein MAAVVLAVLLLGLPLCVAGLVLQTEQARTSVQVRADAVLAAASSRLATGRPVDRALLEEHTQRDGRWPASVVVDLPDGTTVEAGPDRASSAVVGRAGTADGLAVSVTAARGSLWAADAQLVVLVVGLAAGAVAAGSAVGLVQGRRLVRPLEDLADRAERLGSGQVPTTPPPSGVEEVDSVAQALVRSAQQLQARLAVERQFASDASHQLRTPLTALSMRLEEVLATTTQPAVAAEAQVALEQVERLSGVVDDLLARARLQASTPREPLALAGVLEQQREEWRPAYERARRELAVDVPSPAARVVAGAGPLAQALAVLLENSLVHGGGTTSVSVRTSSERGGDWVVLEVSDAGPGVPEDLGGRIFERSVSGASGTGLGLPLARDLITAEGGRLELARTHPATFAVFLRAAP, encoded by the coding sequence ATGGCCGCCGTCGTCCTCGCCGTCCTGCTGCTGGGACTGCCGCTGTGCGTCGCCGGCCTCGTGCTGCAGACCGAGCAGGCCCGCACCAGCGTCCAGGTGCGCGCGGACGCCGTCCTCGCCGCCGCCAGCAGCCGCCTCGCCACCGGGAGACCCGTGGACCGCGCGCTGCTGGAGGAGCACACCCAGCGCGACGGGCGCTGGCCGGCCAGCGTGGTGGTCGACCTGCCCGACGGCACCACCGTGGAGGCCGGCCCCGACAGAGCCAGCTCCGCCGTGGTGGGGCGCGCCGGCACCGCCGACGGGCTCGCGGTCAGCGTCACCGCCGCCCGCGGCAGCCTCTGGGCCGCCGACGCCCAGCTGGTGGTGCTCGTGGTGGGCCTGGCCGCGGGTGCCGTGGCCGCGGGCTCCGCCGTCGGCCTGGTGCAGGGGCGCCGGCTCGTGCGGCCCCTGGAGGACCTCGCCGACCGCGCCGAGCGCCTCGGCTCCGGCCAGGTGCCCACCACGCCGCCCCCCAGCGGCGTGGAGGAGGTCGACTCCGTGGCCCAGGCCCTGGTGCGCAGCGCCCAGCAGCTGCAGGCGCGCCTCGCCGTGGAGCGCCAGTTCGCCTCCGACGCCAGCCACCAGCTGCGCACCCCCCTCACCGCCCTGTCCATGCGCCTGGAGGAGGTGCTCGCCACCACCACCCAGCCCGCCGTCGCCGCTGAGGCCCAGGTCGCCCTGGAGCAGGTGGAGCGCCTCTCGGGCGTCGTCGACGACCTCCTCGCGCGCGCCCGGCTGCAGGCCAGCACCCCCCGCGAGCCGCTGGCCCTGGCGGGCGTGCTGGAGCAGCAGCGCGAGGAGTGGCGCCCCGCCTACGAGCGCGCCCGCCGAGAGCTCGCCGTGGACGTCCCCTCCCCGGCCGCCCGCGTGGTGGCCGGCGCCGGACCGCTGGCCCAGGCGCTCGCGGTGCTGCTGGAGAACAGCCTCGTGCACGGCGGCGGCACCACGAGCGTGAGCGTGCGGACCAGCAGCGAGCGCGGCGGGGACTGGGTGGTGCTCGAGGTCAGCGACGCGGGGCCGGGGGTGCCGGAGGACCTGGGCGGCCGGATCTTCGAGCGCTCGGTGAGCGGTGCGTCGGGCACGGGTCTGGGGCTGCCGCTGGCGCGCGACCTCATCACCGCCGAGGGAGGCCGCCTCGAGCTGGCGCGGACGCACCCCGCCACCTTCGCGGTGTTCCTGCGCGCCGCCCCCTGA
- a CDS encoding GtrA family protein — MQTVASARALVGRLWRAHSRELGAFGVVGGLAFVVDVGLFNLLRFGGSGLLADQPLTAKVVSASVATVFAWAGNRWWTFRHRNRPAALRELAMFVLMNAAALLIGLAVLATSHYVLGLRGPLADNAANLVGIGLGTAFRYVAYRLWVFRRPRGTGRAGQPHPGRDTVRA, encoded by the coding sequence GTGCAGACGGTCGCCAGCGCCCGCGCCCTCGTGGGTCGCCTCTGGCGTGCGCACAGCCGGGAGCTCGGCGCGTTCGGCGTGGTGGGCGGGCTGGCGTTCGTCGTCGACGTCGGCCTCTTCAACCTGCTGCGGTTCGGCGGCAGCGGCCTGCTGGCCGACCAGCCCCTCACCGCCAAGGTCGTCTCGGCGTCCGTGGCGACGGTGTTCGCGTGGGCCGGCAACCGGTGGTGGACGTTCCGCCACCGCAACCGGCCGGCGGCCCTGCGGGAGCTGGCGATGTTCGTGCTCATGAACGCCGCTGCCCTGCTCATCGGCCTGGCGGTGCTCGCCACCAGCCACTACGTGCTGGGGCTGCGCGGCCCGCTGGCCGACAACGCCGCCAACCTCGTGGGCATCGGGCTGGGCACCGCGTTCCGCTACGTGGCGTACCGGCTGTGGGTGTTCCGCCGCCCGCGCGGCACCGGCCGGGCGGGCCAGCCCCACCCCGGCCGCGACACCGTCCGCGCCTGA